A single genomic interval of Armigeres subalbatus isolate Guangzhou_Male chromosome 1, GZ_Asu_2, whole genome shotgun sequence harbors:
- the LOC134207179 gene encoding uncharacterized protein K02A2.6-like: protein MGATDERVRDKGLEGTMSFDELVNYAINREVLLKQKEKAHPFRSESSTAALIKQEWERKTPQRGGYSAQQFKGGRRWTGKDRKLAYLRIPVAMEDKVNRKLQEMLDADIIEPVLGPSEWISPMVVVPKGSDDIRLCINMRYPNQAIQREHYPLPIIDNLLNKLKGAVVFSKLDITSAYYHVELHPESREITTFMTSKGLMRFKRLMFGINCAPEIFQRIMCEMLADIEGVIVYIDDVVVWGATLAEHNERLQKVLAVLGKNHALLNKDKTEALRSFIRGEVESFGADQEKAFDDLRHELASTVHRLGFFDPKDLTELYVDASAVGLGAVLTQRDSKNQPRIISFASKGLTKTERVYPQTQREALAVVWAVEKFYSYLFGIHFTVFTDHKTLEYIFGGKHQEGKRACSRAEAWALRLQPYDFTVVHVPGSENISDIFSRLCHQSDAPFDESSEHYVCEIGDELSAITLDEIKKETNLDDELKEVVQAIETQEWPPHLFAYQAFARELGVLNGVVVREDRIILPSKLRQKALDIAHRGHPGVVTMKRNLREKVWWPYMDRGVENHVQECAGCASVSQQGPPEPMIRKEMPDRAWQDLALDFFSAKECATFLVVVDYYSRFLTVIEMKTTNASKTIEALERIFREHTYPESVRTDNGPPFASEEFTNYCIRKNIRLVRAIPYWPQMNGLVERQNQGILRALRIARSLKEDWRKAVDEYVYAYNTSPHSVTGKSPMELLTGRPVKDLLPSLRTEPYWNRDEETRDKDTIKKMQGKLYADKRRHAKESAISVGDTVMIKNYDMGKLEPRFRLEKYSVIQKNGNLPQLPATPISDDQDDSPKQPGIGNSDMRTTIADRTTRNKEFQEPPPTKRPKRSIKMPARFEL, encoded by the exons ATGGGTGCCACAGACGAAAGGGTAAGAGACAAAGGTCTTGAGGGCACTATGTCTTTCGATGAATTGGTCAACTATGCGATTAATCGTGAAGTGCTGCTAAAGCAAAAGGAAAAGGCGCATCCGTTCAGATCCGAATCCAGTACGGCGGCACTGATTAAACAGGAATGGGAGAGGAAGACGCCACAAAGAGGAGGATATTCGGCACAACAGTTTAAGGGTGGACGTCGGTGGACCGGTAAAGATCG AAAATTGGCATATCTCAGGATTCCTGTTGCAATGGAGGATAAGGTCAATCGCAAACTTCAAGAGATGTTGGACGCAGATATTATTGAACCCGTTCTTGGCCCTTCTGAATGGATCTCGCCTATGGTAGTGGTTCCAAAAGGATCTGATGACATTCGATTGTGCATAAACATGCGTTACCCCAACCAAGCCATTCAACGAGAACACTACCCTTTGCCAATCATTGACAACCTGCTAAATAAGCTCAAAGGAGCGGTTGTATTTTCAAAACTCGATATTACCTCCGCTTACTACCACGTAGAGTTACACCCGGAATCGCGTGAGATAACTACTTTTATGACAAGTAAGGGTCTAATGCGCTTTAAGCGGCTTATGTTCGGTATAAATTGCGCACCGGAGATATTTCAGCGCATAATGTGCGAGATGCTTGCTGATATCGAAGGTGTGATCGTTTACATCGACGACGTTGTTGTGTGGGGAGCAACTCTTGCCGAGCATAATGAGCGACTGCAAAAGGTGCTGGCAGTCCTTGGAAAGAACCATGCTCTGCTGAATAAAGATAA GACCGAAGCGTTACGAAGTTTTATTCGAGGTGAAGTAGAATCCTTCGGTGCTGATCAGGAAAAAGCGTTCGATGACCTACGTCATGAGTTGGCGAGCACAGTACACCGTCTTGGCTTCTTTGATCCGAAAGACCTCACCGAGCTGTACGTGGATGCATCTGCAGTCGGTCTCGGCGCTGTTTTAACGCAGAGAGACAGCAAGAACCAACCACGAATAATCAGTTTTGCATCGAAGGGGCTTACGAAGACGGAGAGAGTCTATCCACAAACACAGCGCGAAGCATTAGCTGTCGTTTGGGCAGTGGAAAAATTTTATTCGTATTTGTTTGGTATACACTTCACGGTTTTCACGGACCATAagacactggagtacatttttGGCGGAAAACACCAAGAGGGAAAGCGTGCATGCTCGCGTGCCGAGGCGTGGGCGCTGCGGCTACAACCATACGATTTTACAGTGGTACATGTCCCAGGGTCTGAAAATATCTCTGACATCTTCTCAAGATTATGCCATCAATCAGATGCACCGTTTGATGAAAGTTCAGAACATTACGTTTGCGAGATCGGGGATGAGCTATCGGCTATTACTCTGgatgaaattaaaaaagaaaCCAATCTTGACGATGAACTAAAGGAAGTTGTTCAGGCTATTGAAACCCAAGAGTGGCCTCCGCACTTGTTTGCCTATCAGGCTTTCGCTAGGGAGCTTGGagttttaaatggtgttgttGTCAGAGAAGACCGAATCATACTTCCTTCAAAACTGCGACAAAAAGCGTTGGATATCGCGCATCGAGGCCACCCGGGAGTAGTAACAATGAAACGCAATCTAAGAGAGAAAGTATGGTGGCCGTACATGGACCGGGGAGTTGAGAATCACGTGCAGGAGTGTGCTGGTTGTGCTTCAGTCAGCCAACAGGGACCGCCAGAGCCAATGATTCGTAAAGAAATGCCTGATCGAGCGTGGCAAGATTTAGCTTTGGATTTTTTCTCAGCAAAGGAATGTGCGACGTTTTTGGTCGTGGTTGATTATTACAGCCGATTTTTGACTGTCATTGAGATGAAAACCACTAATGCATCCAAAACCATTGAGGCCTTAGAACGTATCTTCAGAGAGCACACCTACCCTGAATCAGTTCGAACTGATAATGGACCTCCTTTTGCGAGTGAAGAGTTCACGAACTACTGTATCAGGAAGAATATCCGACTCGTGCGTGCCATACCTTATTGGCCCCAGATGAATGGGCTAGTTGAAAGACAGAACCAGGGGATCCTCCGAGCACTACGAATTGCCAGATCATTAAAAGAAGACTGGAGGAAAGCTGTTGATGAATATGTGTATGCTTACAATACATCTCCGCATTCTGTCACCGGAAAGTCCCCAATGGAACTTCTCACTGGAAGGCCTGTGAAAGACCTACTACCTTCGCTAAGAACCGAGCCGTATTGGAATCGGGATGAGGAAACGCGTGATAAGGACACAATAAAGAAAATGCAGGGAAAATTGTATGCGGACAAACGACGTCATGCCAAAGAATCAGCAATATCCGTTGGTGATACTGTCATGATTAAAAACTACGACATGGGAAAACTGGAACCTAGATTTCGATTGGAGAAGTATTCTGTGATACAGAAAAACGGAA ATCTGCCACAGTTACCGGCTACACCGATTTCAGATGATCAGGACGATTCTCCGAAACAACCGGGCATCGGAAATTCTGATATGCGTACGACGATAGCGGACAGGACGACTCGAAACAAAGAGTTTCAGGAACCTCCACCCACTAAACGGCCGAAGAGATCCATTAAGATGCCAGCACGATTTGAATTATGA